The Coprobacter tertius genome includes a region encoding these proteins:
- a CDS encoding MGH1-like glycoside hydrolase domain-containing protein, which produces MKKKLFSFLIANAFWGICFGQSNNGLLYGNDAYSVFTDKVIQGEYISRIISTDEIRSNYRSPEDVSNAENPHMLFKFCINGGDNENHGGYDHTFNILSLTGKDETPLFRFGELYIDKREIPDDFVIVPNTRLKIRLDMNHVLRSFDEKGYYITPRGNKIMKEDFKSVYIAGNIEPLTWNFGRLKNRPDLELKDDDGDGIYEIELIMNNQDKKRVTCSWKKKKEVDRYPRFTSDILISDAIYNISVEEATNLIEADNTWRTGESWGGVWTRDISYSILLSMSYMRPDISMNSLMRKVKDGRIVQDTGTGGSYPVSSDRIIWAVAAWQIYLVTGDKDWLAKSYEIIKNTILQDEQIVFDTETGLVRGESSFLDWREQEYPRWMQPADIYESECLGTNAAFYRANEIAAEMASLTGDNALVPHFKENAERIKKGINRYLWMPDRGYYGQYLYGRNAKILSPRSETLGESLCVLFDIADQEQSEKIVRSVVHTPFGNTCLFPQIPNMTPYHNNGIWPFVQTYWTWAAAKAGNEPAVTAGIAAVYRAAALFATNKENFVAENGDFKTEMNSSNMLWSISGSLGIVHRLFFGINFEKDYLAFRPFIPKALAGKKKLENFKYRNATLDIEISGYGDELDSFTIDGKKSDPIITPKLKGRHKIVMVMKNNTPKSQYFNDKPNYTSVETPKGYLSAINELAWVEAADAVSYKIIKDGKEIAHVNDASINGSRFRIGDPGMYTEYQFIGVDKKGYEGFASEPLPVYDPKYETIVYVSEFAPVTDFKKCRKFTGNGAVEISKTENREIVMTVDVPETGEYIFDFRYANGSNTLIEDNKCAMRTLSVDGEKRGTVVFPQRGRDMWSEWGFSNQVRTGLEKGKRTVVLSFEDFNENMNGNVNRAMLDYMRIIRVK; this is translated from the coding sequence ATGAAAAAAAAGCTATTTTCTTTTCTTATTGCGAATGCCTTTTGGGGTATTTGTTTCGGGCAATCAAACAATGGTTTGCTCTATGGTAATGACGCATATTCGGTATTTACCGATAAAGTAATTCAAGGAGAATATATTTCTCGAATCATATCGACAGATGAGATACGGAGTAATTATAGGAGTCCTGAAGATGTATCGAATGCCGAAAATCCTCACATGCTCTTTAAATTCTGTATAAACGGGGGGGATAATGAGAACCATGGAGGATATGATCATACGTTTAATATTTTATCTCTTACGGGAAAAGATGAAACACCGCTATTTAGGTTCGGTGAATTATACATTGATAAAAGAGAAATTCCTGATGATTTTGTGATCGTGCCGAATACCCGTCTAAAAATTAGGCTGGATATGAATCATGTGCTCAGATCGTTCGATGAAAAAGGATATTATATCACACCGAGAGGTAATAAAATTATGAAAGAAGATTTTAAAAGTGTATATATTGCCGGCAATATCGAACCATTGACATGGAATTTCGGCCGTCTGAAAAATCGACCCGATCTGGAACTTAAAGATGATGATGGTGACGGAATATACGAAATAGAGCTTATTATGAATAATCAGGATAAAAAACGGGTTACTTGTTCATGGAAGAAGAAAAAAGAAGTAGACCGTTATCCACGCTTTACTTCAGATATTCTCATTTCGGATGCGATTTACAATATTTCGGTAGAAGAGGCTACTAATCTTATAGAGGCTGATAATACTTGGCGTACCGGTGAATCTTGGGGAGGAGTTTGGACTCGTGATATAAGTTACAGTATATTGTTGTCGATGTCGTATATGCGTCCCGATATTTCTATGAACAGCCTGATGCGTAAAGTTAAAGATGGTCGCATCGTGCAGGACACGGGAACAGGAGGATCTTATCCGGTATCGTCGGATCGTATTATTTGGGCTGTCGCTGCTTGGCAGATTTATTTGGTTACGGGAGACAAAGACTGGTTGGCTAAATCATACGAGATTATAAAGAACACGATATTGCAAGATGAGCAAATAGTTTTTGATACTGAAACTGGTTTAGTCAGAGGAGAATCTTCGTTTCTCGACTGGCGTGAGCAGGAATATCCACGGTGGATGCAACCGGCCGATATATACGAGTCTGAATGTTTGGGAACAAATGCTGCGTTTTATAGGGCCAACGAGATCGCTGCAGAGATGGCGTCATTAACAGGAGATAATGCATTAGTTCCGCATTTTAAAGAAAATGCAGAGCGTATAAAGAAGGGAATAAATCGTTATTTATGGATGCCCGATAGAGGCTATTACGGACAATATCTTTACGGGCGTAATGCAAAAATACTGTCGCCCCGTTCCGAAACATTGGGAGAATCTCTTTGTGTATTGTTCGATATTGCCGATCAGGAACAATCTGAAAAAATTGTACGTTCGGTCGTACATACGCCTTTCGGTAATACTTGCCTTTTCCCTCAGATACCGAATATGACTCCTTACCATAATAACGGAATATGGCCTTTTGTACAGACATATTGGACTTGGGCTGCAGCAAAAGCTGGAAATGAGCCGGCTGTAACTGCGGGTATCGCGGCGGTATATCGTGCGGCCGCATTATTTGCAACTAATAAGGAGAACTTTGTAGCCGAAAACGGAGACTTTAAAACTGAGATGAACTCGAGCAATATGTTATGGAGTATTTCTGGTAGTTTGGGGATTGTACACCGATTATTTTTCGGAATTAATTTCGAAAAAGACTATTTAGCTTTCAGGCCCTTTATTCCAAAAGCATTAGCGGGTAAAAAGAAACTTGAAAATTTTAAGTACCGAAATGCGACACTCGATATAGAAATTAGCGGTTATGGCGATGAACTTGATTCTTTTACGATCGACGGAAAGAAAAGCGATCCGATAATTACTCCTAAGTTAAAAGGGCGCCATAAAATTGTTATGGTGATGAAAAATAATACGCCGAAAAGTCAGTATTTCAATGATAAACCTAATTATACTTCGGTAGAAACACCTAAAGGATATCTTTCTGCAATAAATGAATTGGCTTGGGTAGAGGCTGCAGATGCTGTTTCCTATAAAATAATTAAAGACGGGAAGGAAATCGCACATGTAAACGATGCGTCGATAAACGGAAGTCGTTTTCGTATCGGTGATCCGGGTATGTATACCGAATATCAGTTTATCGGAGTAGATAAAAAAGGATATGAAGGTTTTGCCAGTGAACCGTTACCGGTGTATGATCCTAAATACGAAACAATTGTATATGTATCTGAATTTGCTCCTGTGACTGATTTTAAAAAATGTCGTAAATTTACAGGTAATGGAGCAGTGGAAATTTCGAAAACGGAAAATCGGGAAATTGTGATGACGGTAGATGTTCCCGAGACAGGAGAATATATATTCGATTTCAGGTATGCGAACGGGAGTAATACATTGATTGAAGATAATAAGTGTGCTATGCGTACCTTGTCTGTCGATGGAGAAAAGCGGGGAACGGTAGTATTTCCGCAGCGCGGCAGGGATATGTGGTCGGAGTGGGGATTTTCAAATCAGGTAAGAACCGGGCTCGAAAAAGGGAAACGTACTGTCGTATTATCATTTGAGGATTTTAATGAGAATATGAATGGTAATGTTAATCGGGCTATGCTCGATTATATGAGAATTATCAGAGTAAAGTAG